The genomic DNA TCCACCTGCGGTGACATTCAAAATCTCACTGGACATggttctgggcaacctgctgtggATGATTCTGCCTGAGCActggggttggactagatgatttcaAGAGGTTGTGTCCAACCTCAACGGTTCTGTGATTCATGTATGTGATAGTCTGtatctttaaaaattgattttaaacaaaattataatgATGAAACAATCACTTTTCCCCcttcaaatggaaataaaaccacAATAGCTGTACATATATAAATTCTATTTTGCACTCATCAAATGTCCATGCATTCACTTGAAAGTAGAGGTTCACATCAGGGATATGAACTCAGTTCAGTCATCATGCAGTATCAAATTATACAACATGGTTATGCTGAATTCTAATTCAACCCTTAGTATAAATGTAGACTTTCATATGAGCATCAGAAGAGAGAATTCAGTCAGCCTCATTTTTAATAACTAGATTGCAACCTAAATTGAGACATCCTTTATTGACTGCTGTCTTCTTGCTCACTAAAAGTAGTGGTGCTCTTACATGACATCTTACCTTACATTCCAACCCTTGAGACTTTTAAGATTCATCTAGACAAGGTGTTAGGACAACCTTGTCTAGGCCCTGCTTTTACCATGAAAGGTTGGAGTAGGTGATCTCTAAGGTCTCTTTCAGCCTGGGCTTCTCTGTTATTCTATGATCTCATGGAATTTCAAGACTTGGATGATTCTACAATTTTTAGATCATGtttagaagaattaaaaaataaataaaaatccaccaTGTTTCATTCTCCTTAATATTGTAACATGGGCAGTTTGAAGAAACTGATCATTATAATGTACACTATGTATAGGTGGCATGATAATAGAGAATACTAAGACAAAGAAATTTAAGCATAAATGTGTTTTCACTGCAAAAAAACTGCTGTCAGTACTATTGTCTCTGTCTCCAGCAAATAAATTGAGGTCtgtaaaaacagtaataaatatgCTGCTACCACAAATATATTAAAGCCTTATCTCCTTCTTTCACACTTTCTGCAGAAACTTGCATTCATTTAAGCAAAAACTCAAAATCTCAGTTGAAAGAGGCAGAAgggattttcaaaaacaaattactttttttttttttttttcctccccagtgaCACAACAGTGACACTCAAATCCTCTGTAGTAACAGTCTGTAGTCTCACTGATATTAGGAATTTTTGCCTATATTAAAAGGGTTGAGTCTTCCTGCTTCCAATGAGCCATAGCATAGATTTGCATACAAAGTCTGTTATAACTGATCCCTTTCTACAAAAATAGAACCAACCAAAAActacaaagaaaacaggagtGAAGACTTTGTAATATGAGTTATTGAGTTGGATGTCCGCCATGCGCAGGCCTAActcaggttttcattttatagtaatggtctattttctcttttcttgctttaaacTCTTGCAGTTATCTACAATAAACAATGTTCTGGCACGgctttattttcagtcaaaTCCCTTCCGGGAACAGAGTGATTTTACATGGAATGTGTATCCACACTGTTGCTTTCTGTAATCTACTCAGACCAAATAGTGACGAGGAATACTCACTtgacacaaaattaaaattagatgTTTTGGCCAAAATGTGAACCTTGATGtatgtatttgaaaacattatCCATAATCCTACTTTAGTCTCCCAAATctggcaaaaaaatatttcaaattttgtcCCTTTACCACTCCTCAAATTTCTGCCTCCAGATTCATTTTGCCTAAAAAGAACACTGTCAACTTtataataaaatctaaaatttgAAGTAGATGTTGGCAACTTTGTTGAAAgttttttgacagaaaaaatacaaatttcatgGTACATTTACAATCCCAATTTAAAGAGGACAAGATTAATgcatatatttctttctctctgaatGGCTGTTACTGACTAACAATCTCATGCAAAAAATAGTTTGTCCACTATTTGGTCCAACCTCCAACCctataaaaactgaaagcatgCAAACAGACtatggggaaggaaaaatttttcaaagcatattctttcaaaatgcttcataccccccaaaaaatctcTAGTTTAGTTACTAAATgttacagaaagagaagaaaaaagccagaTTAGAGGTTTCTGAATTACCTTGTATATTCTTGATCTTTCAGGATAGTATTCAGCATAtcttactgcattttaaatcatatttaaaatatgagaaGAGTGGGAAATGATTCTTGCTTCTTGTGGTAGCTACCCAATTTTCTATAAAACGGCTTGGTTTCTGGTATAATAAGCCATAAAGCTTCTCTAACTTAATTCCTACTTCAGATTCAGTAACTACTGGTATCTAGAGAATACTGTTCAGAAGAGCATCTGAAATTGAGTGAGCAATGTCCCACAATTAaaaattagttgtttttttttttttaatttttaatctgtacATTTAATCTCTAATCTGTAGCTGCCAAACTTCACTTTAGAGTCTTTAGGTACTGTTATACTCTTGGCTGGTAAACTGAAGAGTTTTGTTATCCAATTTATATTCTCTGATCAAATCACACCTCTGATAATCTAGGTAAACTGATCACTTGATATCATTTGTTACAGAACAGGATTTTCAAACCTGAAGACTGTATGGAATCTTTACATGTCAGATAGTCATTTatatctcattttcctttacatAATATATTCCAATTAATGACGATATAGAatcacatcttttaaaaatatttcactgataATGGtcattatttctattaaatCAAACTCCATTGCTGACAGAGAGTTTAGATTAATCAGTAAATGCAATTAATAAAGGATCAAGATCTTAGGGAGAGCCGTCAGTAAGTGTTCTTCAAGAATTCAACATATATGTCATGTAGTTGACTCTGCATCTTTCCATCCTCTTTTCTTGTAAGATTGTATTCCTACATTAAATTTCTCCTAACTAAAATAGGAAGTGAAGAAAATACACcgctttgaaaaaaaaatgaacaaaacaaaacaaaacaaaaaacaacaacaattttaCCTGCAACGACTGGGGATTTTCTGTCATCCAAAAGTTGAATGGCTGTACTGGCTGTCACtacattgcttttgtttgctgtttctgcaaggtgtattaagaaagaaaaaaaatagtaagataCTGCAGAATAAAGAAATTCAGCTTTCCACCCTTACCCCCTGGTTTGAAATGATTTAGTGAATACAGTGCTCAGGAAATGTGTTAATAAGACAGCAAATCTCATAGTTTATGTATGCACATAATATACAGGCACTAGCATTTCAAAATTCCCCATCCCAACAATCTTAAAACACTGGCGTGAGTAATCGAACTCTTGCCTTCTCTGCAAAAAATGGCAACAAAGGTGACAACTGGTAGGGCTTCTCTGTGATGTTGACACTTGTTCTGTTGGACTTGCTTACAATACTAGACCGTAAGTTGAACCTATGTAAATATTCAACAATAACTATTACACGGTATCTTGTGTTTTCACTTTGAGCCCTATAGAAGATGAACCTGGTCAAAGGACCAGTAAACAAGCTGCAAATCTCAATGTATGTATTAACACTTGAGATTAACTACAGAGCCTACTTGGTATTGACATATTTAGTATCTTTTCAGTATCGTATATGGCTTAGAATGTAGAGTGACAAAATTATAGACCTGTACTAAATGGGATTGAATAGACAAAGCTCCCAGGTATTtgctcagcagctcttctgTACCACAGTGGAAAATGatcagcattaaaaatgttctcCTTGTCTTCAGCTGTCAGGAAATCTcttgagaaagaagagagaaagaaaatacctgTTTGTGGCATGCCGCACAGTAGTATCTATCttcaaaagacaagaaaaaacaaaactaattctttcagaaaagaaaacagttttggaCATTTTTCTAATACTATTTGTACTGCAAAAGGTTAACTTTAGCCCGTAATAATTATTTGAGGCAGACTTGCAATTGCTTTTGTTGTGAAGAATGGAATATAGTAAACTAAGTACCACTAAATACTTTTatacagatataaaataaaaatgtttagtCTAAATTCTCTCTCAGAAGAATGCAAGAACAGTAAATTGTGCAATGTGAAAAAGGCAATGAAGGTTTGGTAATTTGCTGCCATTGACATAcgtttttaaggaaaaaaaaaaaaaaaaaagtaatagccTACTTTACAAAGCATATATAAGGGAGGGAGTGGACAACTACATACTTTATTCTTCAATGATATCATGGAATACTGACAAAAGAAAGTTCCCATGGGGAAAACCAGCAAGTACAGTCTCAATGCCATTGTTCTAGTTTACTGTCTAAAAGTAAGAAATTGCAATACTATTGATCTTACTTGTAAGGCTACTCACACTGCAGCAATATTTTCTGGTCAGATAAACATCatacaattttatattaaatttaaaaatttatcaTAAACATCaagtacagattttcttttacacACATAATGCATATAGATTTGCCTGACACTATCAAGCTGCTCCTTGGAAAAGGCATTAATTATCAGACCTGATTTTATAGCTCTCCATTCTAAAAAACCTCTACCTCCACTGCATCACATCTTCAAGGaagcaaaaaaggaaagttttgaATTATGAGATCTCTTGATTATCCTTCTACCTAGTCCACATCTGTCACTTAGATttcaatagcaaaaaaaaattgcaaaacaatATCAAAAACCCTGAAGATgtctaaaatatttgtttttagatgagatattaaaaaaatgaaaaatccctTGGCATCTACAGATGGAGCATATCCTGAACTCTCCTTTGCATCTCCTCTGAAGAATAAAGATGTGAAGCTAACTCCAGAAAAGTGGAGGGAAAAGTAAATGTATAGGATACAGGTATACAATAGCTCATCGTTTCAAATGTTCCAgttgaagaaataatttaaaggaTCCTATTAAATCTTTCTAATTCGTTCTATGTATTTCAGTGCAGCAGAACAAAATCCTGGAAGAGACAGTAGGTATGCTtcctaaaataaacatttttttcatacattGTTGCCAAGCATAGCTTTGTTACTTACTGATTAGTAAGCTGTTCTGGACCCACAAACAGGTTGATACGAGATAGTCCAGTCCGTGTTCCAAGGAAGGCAACTTCCACTCCCTTGtcagaatttctgaaataaagcagaacacaAACAAAGACAATGTTTCCAGGCAGTAAACAGATAAATCTATGTTACCAGTCACAGAAGATACAAGTGTACACATTTTTTAGAaagatagttttattttattttattttactttaaagtcAAATGTCCTTTGGAAAACATGCAATGTGGAAATGCTATTTAGACCAAGAGcaactgaaaagtaaaataaggtAAATTTGGCAAGATTTGGGGGATGGGATGACATggaagacagaataaaaaaggGCCAGCATAGATACAAAACAACCATTTGATAGCCACTGGTACCAAGTGACTGAAGACGAGCAGGAAATCAGATCAAGCTCCCTTTCTATTCAACATCTCTATGGTACATCTACACTTCAAGCTATAGGTGTGTGATTGTTGCTTAAATGTGCAAAAACTAACCTAGATTTAAACCAGCCAGCTCAGAGTCAAATGTAACTGCCATCAGGACAGGTATTTGCCTCTAGAccttaggaaaaaatgtggCAGGTAGGTCTGGCTGAACCCTGTTGCTGCATCACTAGCTACCGTACCAAGGTAGCTGCTTTAAAGAAACTGCTTGTTGCCCAAACAAGAGCTTCAAATATATTATCAAAAAAATGTCCTGTCTAATTAGCATAAATGAGAATGTGAAAGGGGATCAAATGTCTCCCACTAGTATGTCTCCACAGCTGTCTTCCTTGTGTTTACTGgctctgttattttattatgtagGAGGATTCCTAGAAACCTTATGCTTCTATATAAATTCATTGGTGCCTAGAGTATATGAGCATGCAATAATTTTCTATCTTTATCTTCTGAGAGGACACCGGATAATCCTTAGCTCGATGAAATAGATCTCACTGCATCTTATTTTACTCATTCAGTATGTTTTTTCGACAGTatcatttttcattaactttaaaaaatatatatatatattcaaatttAACAAAATCTAATCAGGATAACTCCCAGAATTGCCTTTCAGCAACAGTATCTCATGCAAACTGCTAATCTTAACATGTTTTCTCTAATATATATAACATCTTGTTGCTTAACACTTAGCTgtggaaaactaaaaataataatagtaataataaaaagaggattacagaaatgatttattttaccagggcatttttttctgtatataattTGTTCCAAGATAAATTACCAGTTCCATAAACAATTTTTGTAAATCATACATTAAATTCCTCAATTATTCTAAACAGTTTGTTAGAAAGTCACAACTGTGTGCTGTGGTTAGTATACAATTACATTAGTTACACTGTAAAATTTGAGTAACCTTAAAACTAATCATCATGATGTACATACTACAAAATAAACACTTAATAGTGAATCAAAATTAGTGCTAGTTAGGGTGAAAtggttaatatatttttttcatgcattttaatgcagttgaaaaattaaaactcttAGGCAAATAATCAGAAAGGGACTAGAAAACTGATGCAAATAAATCTTGCTAATCTGACAAAGCATCAGAATTTGCAAGGTATTTCATCAGTTCTTCAACATAACTATTAAAAAGGTACCCATAATTACAATGACTGATACAAAGCTTACTTACTCTGATTTATTTAATGCTAGACTGGTCCAATAAGCTTCAATTGGTGCACTCACCACTGCATCAAACAGAACTTCCTGGATCAATTCTTTGTCACCTATTACATTATAGTAAAATCAGTAAACATATGTGCATACagatctttttgttgttgttgttagataactagatttttgtttttactctaAACCGCTAAACTCTATTTTGTCTGTGATGTATGTTGAAACCTTTTGCAGTATTAAGTATTTACTATATTACATGGTGTTTCATTACAATgtagtttatatatatagtttcaTTGCAAACAACAATTTTTGgctagaaaacacaaaaatgcattttccacttCATATATACATTCCTGTATATATATCATGCTCACATTTGCACACAAAATAAGGCTAAAACAATTATGCCTACTAAGTCACACTAGCTCTGTTTCTGCAAACATCTCGGATAAAATACACGCTTATCcacatgtttttttcattcagcTTTGCAGTTCAGAAATGCTAATTTTATACATATCCTCCCTAAAACACTCAGGAAATATCTGGTATATATTCTTCAGAAAAGTCATTCAAGGCTTGATTCAGACCAATCCTGTTTAATTTATGAAACCAGATGGAATGATAACATTACATAGCTACACCATCTAAACAGAACCTTGAATATTTGGTTCAGGCATATTGTTTAccataaaaatcagaaaacaacaatatttttattgatactctggaaaaaagttcaaaagcaaatgaaactgCAAAGTGATATTAGTTATGCAAGCCAATCTCAAGTTATCAATGGTTAAACTATGTAGCTTTCACTTTTGTAGAAATTGCAGTATAACATTTTTTAGCTAGGATAACGTCTAGTacatatatttaacaaaatacttGCATTGGAGCAATGGCTCTTTTCCTGTGAGGTATCGTTTAATCGCTTCTAACTGAGTCATTTGACGGTGTTCAGGATGCAAGTCAGTGTTGCAATAGGACCTGAGAACGTGTtgtcaaaacattaaaatgttaatatgtATAAGCATGATCTTCGTCTTTGAACATAAAGAATTGGCTTCAGCAAGCACAAACAATATGAAACCAAGAAGGGTAACAGACATCAATTTCATGCTTTGTTTAAGGCTTACCATTCATCTGCTAAAGATACATCAGGGTGTTCTAAATCATGTAAACCTGTAACAGGAATAATAATGGTTTATTTAGGGAGCAGTCTGGGTAACAGATGGTTATTAATATACACTCCATAACATAAACCCTTCCCTTCTTGGAAAGTGCATTATTACCACAATATAATAAATCACAGTAAACTATGTTCAAATACACTTTAGGATCTAACAAACTGGCAAAAGCTAACtaaatcagatttaaaaatgaaaaggaagaaaaagttttggGGTTTTTATTCCTGATAATTTTTAAGTCATACAAATTGCTCATGATATATTTGAAGTTTAGAAGAAAACCTGAGCAAAGAGAAATGCACAATGGTTAAAACCCCTCTTATTCATACTCCCTTGTTCTATGTGGCAAGTAAAGTTCTTTATGCTAAAccatatattttgcttttcaaatgagtttttctctcttttaaaaatatttcattaaaaaaaccAACTCCTCCCAAAAACTAAGCACACAACCCATGAACACAAACTGCAATTTACTGGATTGTTCAGAATAGGTTCATTGTTCTAACGCGTCATGCAGATGCTTGTAAATAAGAACTATATCATTAGTTATACAGcacaataaaaatgtactttggCAAGTTTCAAAATTCTTAAAGCATGTATCAATAGACAATAAGCAAACAGGGTTCAGAAGGATGGCTCTAGGTGTAACCCCCCAGAGTACATACTATGTAAAGACAGACCTATGGTGGttaaggaaaacaggaaagccAAAACTAGAACCACAATTATCATCCTTAGAGAGGACAATAATGGGTCAGTGACAGAGGAACAGTGAAGGAAACAGTGGGAGAAAAGGTTATGGCTACATCAACTTCTTTGGTGATGCATCCAGGAGGAAATATCAGTCTGGCTGGTAGAAATGTATGGCTAGATTAAAGAAAATAGATAGGAGATGTTGGGAACATTTTGGAGAGTAAGTTCCAAGCCTTCTGCTGTCCTCTCCTTCTAcctagaaatttatttttttattcaactGCTTCATAAGCTataaagcatttctttaatttacatttctgcCATGAATAGAAACATATTCATGTTTCTAttagaaaatagaaacatattcatcaacacaaaaaggaggactaaggagaatctccaccctctactggatgcggggggaaacttagtaaccagagatgaggaaaaagctgaggtgcttaacgccttctttgcctcagtctttaacagcaaaaccagttgttctctggacgcccagaaccctgagctggtggaaggggatgaggagcagaatgtcgcccctacaatccacaaggaaatggttggtgacctgctacagcatttggatgcacgcaagtcgatggggccggatgggattcacccgagggtactgagggaaccggtggaggagctggccaagccgctttccatcatttatcggcagtcct from Oxyura jamaicensis isolate SHBP4307 breed ruddy duck chromosome 12 unlocalized genomic scaffold, BPBGC_Ojam_1.0 oxy12_random_OJ100868, whole genome shotgun sequence includes the following:
- the LOC118157855 gene encoding voltage-dependent calcium channel subunit alpha-2/delta-3-like, yielding MTQLEAIKRYLTGKEPLLQCDKELIQEVLFDAVVSAPIEAYWTSLALNKSENSDKGVEVAFLGTRTGLSRINLFVGPEQLTNQDFLTAEDKENIFNADHFPLWYRRAAEQIPGSFVYSIPFSTETANKSNVVTASTAIQLLDDRKSPVVAGKIVVVFCFVLFCSFFFQSGVFSSLPILVRRNLM